One segment of Platichthys flesus chromosome 15, fPlaFle2.1, whole genome shotgun sequence DNA contains the following:
- the LOC133969765 gene encoding odorant receptor 131-2-like: MSGTAQTNITSSSRVAFRERVILGTVTSVPCCIFLFINVTMLFTLRSKAVFCESSRYILLFNLLLADTIQMTLSQLLYILSVCNERLMYPVCGLLVMLSVITNEISPLTLVVMSLERYVAVCHPMRHASIITIRNTALAIMVVWAISSLNVLVHVVLLLDFPFEDLDTLVMKDFCGSLVMFLGSMSEDYDRAFTCFVFVSAAAVITSTYIGVMVAARSASADKASARKARNTLLLHLAQLGLSLLSTIHNSVVGSIARVVTRPVLIIILNTLYVLVIMLPRCLSSLIYGLRDKTIRPVLLYHLCCGLKLRPRVSP; this comes from the coding sequence ATGTCAGGTACAGCTCAAACCAACATTACTTCTTCTTCTCGTGTGGCGTTTCGGGAGCGAGTGATACTGGGCACTGTGACCTCTGTGCCCTGctgcatcttcctcttcattaatGTCACCATGTTGTTCACCCTGAGGAGCAAAGCAGTGTTTTGTGAGTCCTCTCGTTACATCCTCCTGTTCAACCTCCTGCTGGCCGACACCATACAGATGACACTGAGTCAGTTATTgtacattttgtctgtctgtaacgAACGGCTGATGTATCCTGTGTGTGGTCTTCTGGTCATGCTCTCTGTTATCACTAATGAAATCTCCCCTCTCACTCTGGTGGTGATGTCTCTGGAGAGATATGTAGCTGTGTGCCACCCGATGCGACATGcctccatcatcaccatcagaAACACAGCACTGGCCATCATGGTGGTTTGGGCCATTAGTTCACTGAACGTCCTCGTCCACGTTGTGTTGCTGTTAGATTTCCCGTTTGAAGACCTGGACACTCTGGTAATGAAAGACTTTTGTGGAAGCCTTGTCATGTTTCTTGGGTCGATGTCTGAAGATTATGACAGAGCTTtcacttgttttgtgtttgtatcagCGGCTGCAGTGATCACGTCCACCTACATCGGTGTGATGGTGGCAGCCAGGTCAGCGTCTGCAGACAAAGCTTCAGCTCGTAAAGCTCGTaacacgctgctgctgcatctggcGCAGCTGGGCCTCAGCCTCTTATCAACTATACACAACTCTGTCGTTGGATCCATTGCAAGGGTTGTGACAAGGCCAGTACTTATAATCATCCTGAATACTTTATACGTGCTCGTCATCATGCTCCCCAGATGTCTGAGTTCTCTCATCTATGGGCTCAGAGATAAGACCATCAGACCTGTGCTCTTGTACCATCTGTGCTGTGGACTGAAACTCAGACCTCGGGTCTCACCCTGA